The DNA window AATTGTACGATTTTATATTACAGCTGAAATATAATCTGTCACTGTTTCTTTATCCAGATGTGCCTTCTTATCTTTGTTGGAACCAATGGCGAGACATACTTCAACACAGCTTCACTTGTGACATGCATTCAGAACTTCCCAAAGAGCAGGGGCCCAACAGTGGGTATCCTTAAAGGATTTGCTGGCCTAAGCAGTGCTATTCTGACTCAACTGTTTGCAGTATTGCACACACCTGACCATGCCACACTTGTCTTCATGGTTGCGGTTGGACCGTCATTGGTTGCCATTGGCCTGATGTTTGTAATTAGGCCTGTTGGAGGTCACCGTCAGGTGCGACCATCCGACAATAACAGCTTCATGTTCATCTACACCATTTGTTTGCTCCTTGCTTCATATCTGGTCGGTGTCATGCTCGTTCAAGATTTTGTGCAGCTGAGTGACAATATGCTAGTTTTTATCACGGCGGTTCTTTTCATCCTGCTTATTTTACCAATTGCAATTCCTGTGACCTTGACATTTTCGTCAAAAACTGAACATCCGATGGAGGAGGCTCTCCTGGCTGAACCATCAAAAGGACAGGCAAGTACTTCACAAGAAAAAGAGCCAGATGTATTTTTAAGTGAGGTGGAAGACGAGAAGCCTAAAGAAATTGATTCATTGCCCCCATCTGAAAGAAGGAAGAGGATTGCAGAATTGCAGGCCAGGCTAGTGCAAGCTGCAGCACGAGGTGGTGTTAGAATCAGGAGGCGACCGCACCGAGGAGAGAACTTCACCCTGATGCAGGCATTGGTCAAGGCTGATTTTTGGCTAATTTGGTTATCGCTTCTGCTTGGCTCGGGATCAGGGTTGACAGTGATCGACAACCTGGGTCAGATGAGCCAGGCTGTTGGGTACAAAGACGCCCATATCTTTGTTTCATTGACGAGCATATGGAATTTCCTTGGTCGTGTCGGAGGTGGCTACTTCTCTGAGAATATTGTCAGGTGTGGACACTACAAAATCTTCATTTTAGCCTAGCATTCGCTGTTAGTACATTCAAAATTGTTTCTATCATCTCAcactaaaaataaaaacctCTTTAttttgggtttatttttacttcaatccataatttattttttttggctagGACATAGCACACTTGTCTGTTAATACAGAGTCTGCTCCACAGTGTCAATTTCCTTGCTATATCTTCAgttatccttttttttcccctgcacatatatttttcagttgtCTTGTCACACTAATCATGATATGAATTTGCGTATTTTTGACTGATTAATATCAATAGTTAGTGtttttttcaccatatatttacTTAGTATTGTTCTGATCAGGGAACGTACATACCCAAGGCACATAGCACTGGCTTTTGCTCAGATCCTGATGGCTGCTGGGCATTTCCTCTTTGCAATGGCTTGGCCTGGAACCATATATGTGGCAACCTTCCTGGTTGGGCTTGGATATGGAGCTCATTGGGCTATTGTGCCAGCTGCTGTCTCTGAACTTTTCGGTGTAAAACACTTCGGCGCAATGTACAATTTTCTCACAGTAGCAAACCCCACAGGGTCACTGATCTTCTCAGGTGTCATCGCTAGTAACTTGTATGACTATGAAGCTGAGAAGCAAGCGCACCACCAGAGTTCTTTGTCTGGACGATCTCTTTTCGACATGAGCTTCCTCGCAGAGGGTCCTCTGAAGTGTGAAGGAGCTGTTTGCTTCTTTGTCAGCTCATTGATCATGTCAGCATTCTGCATTGTTGGAGCTGGCCTTAGCCTCATCGTCGTTCACAGGACCAAGCGAGTGTATGCTAACCTCTATCGAGCTGTCCGCTGACTTGAAATTTCCATGGATAGAAGATGGTGAATCCCCCTTTTGTTGTTCCATGTTACCTGTAT is part of the Oryza glaberrima chromosome 4, OglaRS2, whole genome shotgun sequence genome and encodes:
- the LOC127771401 gene encoding protein NUCLEAR FUSION DEFECTIVE 4-like, with product MGKVGEKVRAFATNRWLVFVAAMWLQSMAGIGYLFGAISPVVKAALGYNQRQVAALGVAKDLGDCVGFLAGTLSATLPAWAMLLVGAAQNFLGYGWLWLIVTRQLPALPLSMMCLLIFVGTNGETYFNTASLVTCIQNFPKSRGPTVGILKGFAGLSSAILTQLFAVLHTPDHATLVFMVAVGPSLVAIGLMFVIRPVGGHRQVRPSDNNSFMFIYTICLLLASYLVGVMLVQDFVQLSDNMLVFITAVLFILLILPIAIPVTLTFSSKTEHPMEEALLAEPSKGQASTSQEKEPDVFLSEVEDEKPKEIDSLPPSERRKRIAELQARLVQAAARGGVRIRRRPHRGENFTLMQALVKADFWLIWLSLLLGSGSGLTVIDNLGQMSQAVGYKDAHIFVSLTSIWNFLGRVGGGYFSENIVRERTYPRHIALAFAQILMAAGHFLFAMAWPGTIYVATFLVGLGYGAHWAIVPAAVSELFGVKHFGAMYNFLTVANPTGSLIFSGVIASNLYDYEAEKQAHHQSSLSGRSLFDMSFLAEGPLKCEGAVCFFVSSLIMSAFCIVGAGLSLIVVHRTKRVYANLYRAVR